DNA sequence from the Halorussus limi genome:
GCGCGACGGACTCGACGTGCTGGTCAGCGCCGAGGAGGTCTGGGTCTCGCCGGGCATCCCGTTCGTCGTTCCGCTGTTCGTCGGGACCGTCGTGGCGCTGACCTACGGCGACATGCTGTTCGGCGCGATGGCGGTCTTCGGTCTGGCGTGAAAGACGCGAAAAACAGAGGTCTACTCCTCTTCGCCCTCGGTCCCGGCGACCATCCCGGACACGTTGCCGACGTTCATCGCCACCGCCAGCACCACCGCGATGACGAGGACGATGAACGACGAGATGGCGTTCATCTTCGGCGCGGTCCCGTACTTTATCATCGAGAACATCGACGTGGTCAGCACGTCCATCGTCCCGCGCACGAAGAACGCCCGGATGAAGTCCTCGAACGACCGAATCCACGCGAACAGGAACCCCGCGCCGATGGCCGGCGCGACGATGGGAAGCGTCACGTCGCGGAACACCGTCAGCGGGTCGGCCCCGAGGTCGCGGGCGGCCTCCTCCAGCGACTCGTCGAACGTGTAGAGCCGCGAAGTCACGATGAGTAGCACGAACGGAAGGCCGTACACGCTGTGGGTCAGCACGACCGTCCAGAACCCCGGCACGATGGTGATGCCGAACAGTTGGGGCAGGAGCGTCCGGAAGTAGATGAGCAGCGCGATGCCCAACACCACGCCCGGAATCACCATCGGCAGGATGCCGAACGTCCGGTAGGCCTCCTTCAGCGGGAAGGCGAACCTCGCCAGCGCGAAACTGGCGAGGACGCCCAACAGCGTGGCGATGGACGCCGCAATCGTGGCGACCTGCACGCTGTGCCACAACGACCGCATCAGCGCCTCGTCGGCGAACGTCGCGCCGTAGTGGGCCAGCGTCACTCCACGGAAGGGGAAGAACGTGCTGGCGTTGACCGTGAACGAGAGGACTATCATCACCGCGAGCGGAATCCAGAGGAACACGAGCAGCGCCCCCGCGACGACGTAGAGGCCCCGTCCGAGGAGCCACTCCTTGCGCTCGTGGTCGAGAATCCGGGTCCCGGTCCCCCGCTCGGTCGGAGTTCCGCGCTCGGTCTCCGTGCCGGAGTCGGTCTCCGTCGCCATCTCAGACACCTCCCAAGTCCTCGATACTGACGTACCGGAACGCCAGCGCGAACGCCACCACGATGGAGGCGACGATGAACATCGACGCCGCGCTCCCGTACCCGATGGCGTACAGCGAGTTGATTCGACTCTCGATGAGTTGGCCTATCATCAGCACCTTCCCCTGCCCGAGGAACCGCGGCGTGATGAACGCCCCCAGCGCGGGCACGAACACGAACAGACTCCCGCTGATGATTCCCGGCAGCACGAGCGGGAGAATCACGTCCCGCAGCGTCTCGGCCCTGCTGGCCCCGAGGTCCCGGGCCGCCTCGGTCAGCGAGAAGTCGAGACCGTCGAGGCTGGCGTACAGCGACAGCAGCATGTACGGGAAGTACGCGTGGGTCAGCCCCACGATTATCGCCGGCACGCCGTAGTTGAAGATGCCGAGGGGCCCGTCGGTGATTCCGATTCGCATCAGCGTGCTGTTGAGGACCCCGCTCGGGCCGAACATGAGGTACCACGAGTAGGCCCGCACGAGGTACATCGTGAAGA
Encoded proteins:
- a CDS encoding ABC transporter permease, with translation MATETSERGRSARERFVGAFASRANRLGITAGPALVWLFLLLLTPLTFMVAVSFTSVDTFTYQIIWEPTLANYDQLFAGEGPFWQTAFFQSLALSYFIAAVTTVLCLVLAFPLAYLLARRGGTTFKVVIFLVLLPFFTMYLVRAYSWYLMFGPSGVLNSTLMRIGITDGPLGIFNYGVPAIIVGLTHAYFPYMLLSLYASLDGLDFSLTEAARDLGASRAETLRDVILPLVLPGIISGSLFVFVPALGAFITPRFLGQGKVLMIGQLIESRINSLYAIGYGSAASMFIVASIVVAFALAFRYVSIEDLGGV
- a CDS encoding ABC transporter permease, with amino-acid sequence MATETDSGTETERGTPTERGTGTRILDHERKEWLLGRGLYVVAGALLVFLWIPLAVMIVLSFTVNASTFFPFRGVTLAHYGATFADEALMRSLWHSVQVATIAASIATLLGVLASFALARFAFPLKEAYRTFGILPMVIPGVVLGIALLIYFRTLLPQLFGITIVPGFWTVVLTHSVYGLPFVLLIVTSRLYTFDESLEEAARDLGADPLTVFRDVTLPIVAPAIGAGFLFAWIRSFEDFIRAFFVRGTMDVLTTSMFSMIKYGTAPKMNAISSFIVLVIAVVLAVAMNVGNVSGMVAGTEGEEE